The Rahnella aceris genome contains the following window.
CGCGTTATACGGATACTGCTGCAGGTCGGGAAGACGAGTGGATCCCTATCCGCCCGGGGACGGATGCCGCACTGGTGGCTGGCCTTGCGCATGTGCTGATCACTGAGAACATGGTCGACCAACCTTTCCTTGATTCGTATTGTGTGGGCTACGACGAAAAAACCCTGCCTGCGGATGCACCGGCCAACAGTCATTACAAAGCCTATATTCTCGGCCAGGGCGAAGATGCGACGGCAAAGACACCTGAATGGGCGTCCCGCATTACCGGTATTCCGGCCAATCGTATTGTCAAACTGGCCCGCGAAATCGGTCAGGCAAAACCCACCTATATTTCTCAGGGCTGGGGCCCACAGCGTCAGGCCAACGGTGAACTGACGTCCAGAGCCATCGCTATGTTGCCGATTTTAACCGGCAATGTTGGCATTAATGGCGGCAATAGTGGCGCACGTGAATCCACCTATACCATCACCATTGAACGCATGCCCGTGCTGGAAAATCCGGTCAACACACAGATTTCCTGTTTTAGCTGGACTGATGCTATTGCCCGTGGCCCGCAGATGACTGCCACGAAAGATGGCGTGCGCGGCAAAGACAAACTGGATGTGCCGATCAAATTCATCTGGAACTATGCCGGTAATACCATCACCAACCAGCATTCCGACATCAATAAAACCCACGATATTCTGCAGGATGACACGCAGTGCGAGATGATCGTCGTGCTGGAAAACTTCATGACCTCCTCGGCGAAGTACGCCGACATCCTGCTGCCTGACCTTATGACCGTCGAGCAGGAAGATATTATTCCAAATGACTACGCCGGAAATATGGGGTATCTGATTTTCATCCAGCCCGCAACGTCCGCTAAGTTCGAACGTAAAGGCATCTACGAGATGATGAGCGAAGTCGCGCGTCGTCTTGGCCCGGATGTTTATAACAAGTTCACCGAAGGCCGTACCCAGCGGGAGTGGTTGCAATATCTGTATGCCAAAATGCTGGCGAAAGACCCGGCATTGCCTGCTTATGAAGAACTACGGCTAATGGGGATATATAAGCGTAAGGATCCTGCCGGGCATTTTGTGGCTTATAAAAAATTCCGTCAGGATCCCCAGGCCAATCCGCTGAAAACACCTTCCGGTAAAATCGAAATTTACTCCTCTGCTCTGGCGAAAATTGCCGGCGAATGGGAGCTGCAAAAAGATGAAACCATTAGTCCGCTGCCGGTATATGCCTCAACCTTTGAAGGCTGGGACGATCCGAAACGTAGCCAGTTTCCGTTGCAGATGTTCGGCTTCCACTACAAAGCCCGCACCCATTCCACATACGGCAATATCGATGTTTTGCAGGCGTCCTGCCGGCAGGAAGTCTGGATTAACCCGATCGATGCCAAAACCCGTGGCATTGAAAACGGTGACAAAGTGAAAGTCTTTAATGACCGCGGTGAAGTGCGTGTAGCGGCAAAAGTCACCCCGCGCATCATACCCGGCGTTGTGGCTATGGGGCAGGGCGCATGGCATCAGGCCAATATGAGTGGTGACCGTATTGACCATGGTGCCTGTATGAACACGCTGACAACCCAACGCCCCTCACCGTTAGCGAAGGGTAATCCTCAGCATACAAATTTGATTCAAATAGAAAAAGTCTAAAGAAGCCACGAGCCACGAGCCAGGGCCCGATGACAGGGTTGTTAAATTTTCGTCCTTCAGATAAGGGCGTTACGGAGTAAGCAATGTCAGATTCAAACAGTAATAAAACCGATTCAGGCGGTGGGATCAGCCGCCGTGACCTGGTTAAGGGAACCACACTCGCCGGTATAGCAGCCGCAGTTGGCGGCATATCGTTGCCGTTCAAATCAATACGTGCGGAAAAGCTACAGGCTCCTGCCAAAGCTACAGATGAGAAAATCGTCTGGAGTGCCTGTACTGTTAACTGCGGCAGCCGCTGTCCGTTGCGAATGCACGTCGTTGATAACGAGATCCGCTATGTCGAGACCGACAATACCGGTAATGACAATTATGAAGGACTGCATCAGGTTCGTGCCTGTCTGCGCGGGCGCTCAATGCGTCGTCGTGTTTATAACCCGGACCGTCTGAAGTATCCGATGAAACGTGTGGGCAAACGTGGTGGAGGGAAATTCAAGCCTATCAGCTGGGACGAAGCCTTTGACACCCTGGCGGGCAGCCTTAAAGACATTATTCATCGCTATGGCAATGAAGCGATTTATCTGAATTACGGCACCGGTACGCTGGGTGGCACGATGACGCGTTCATGGCCGCCAGGTAAGACACTGATCGCTCGTCTGATGAACTGCTGCGGTGGTTATCTGAATCATTATGGCGACTACAGTTCAGCGCAAATTGCAGCGGGTCTTAATTATACCTATGGCGGCTGGGCGGACGGCAACAGCCCGTCTGATATCGAAAACAGCAAACTGGTGGTGCTGTTCGGCAATAACCCGGGTGAAACCCGTATGAGCGGTGGCGGGGTGACATATTACCTCGAACAGGCTCGCCAGCGTTCGAACGCCCGTATGATCATTGTGGATCCGCGCTATACCGATACCGGTGCCGGACGCGAAGACGAATGGGTGCCGATCCGTCCGGGTACTGATGGCGCGCTGGCAGCGGCGCTGGCGCACGTCATGATCACTGAAAATCTGGTTGATCAGCTATTCCTCGATAAGTATTGCGTCGGGTATGACGAAAAAACCTTGCCGGCGGGTGTGCCTGAGAATGCGCATTACAAGGCTTATATTCTCGGCAAAGGGCCAGATGGTGTAGCGAAAACGCCTGAATGGGCGGCAAAAATCACGGGCATCTCCGTGGATAAAATCGTCAAGCTGGGACGTGAAATCGGACAGGCAAAACCAGCATTTATCACGCAGGGTTGGGGCCCGCAGCGTCACGCTAACGGAGAAATTGCAACCCGTGCAATTGCGATGCTGGCGATCCTTACTGGCAACGTGGGCGTTAACGGCGGTAATTCCGGTGCCCGCGAAGGTTCCTATGAGATCCCGTTTGTACGTATGCCGACGCTGGAAAATCCGGTTCAGACCAGTATTTCTATGTTCCTGTGGACGGATGCAATTGTGCGTGGTCCGCAGATGACCGCCATGAAAGATGGCGTGCGCGGCAAGGATAAACTTGATGTGCCCATTAAGTTTATCTGGAACTACGCTGGTAACTGTTTGATCAATCAGCATTCAGATATCAACCGCACCCATGACATTCTGCAGGATGACAAACAGTGTGAAATGATTGTGGTGATTGATAACCACATGACCTCGTCAGCAAAATACGCAGATATTATCCTGCCGGACTGCACGGCCTCTGAGCAGATGGATTTCTGTCTCGATGCCTCGTGCGGCAACATGGATTATGTAATTTTTGCCGATCAGGCGATTACGCCACGTTTCCAGTGCAAGAACATCTATGAAATGACCAGCGAGCTTTCCCGCCGCATGGGGGTAGAGCAGCAGTTCACCGAAGGCCGTACGCAGGAAGAATGGTTGCGTCATCTGTATCAGCAGTCACGTGAAGCGCTGCCAGAACTGCCAGATTTCGAGACCTTCCGCAAACAGGGCATATTCAAAAAACGTGACCCCGACCAGCATCATGTGGCTTACAAAGCATTCCGTGAAAATCCTGCGGCCAATCCGCTGAGTACGCCGTCCGGTAAAATCGAAATTTACTCTGCTGAACTGGCCAAGATTGCGGCTGAATGGGAACTCTCTAAAGAGGACGTTATTGATCCATTACCGGTGTATGCCGCCGGTTTCGAAAACTATGACGACCCGCTGGCCAGTAAATATCCGTTACAGATGACGGGTTTCCACTACAAAGCGCGTACCCACTCCACTTACGGCAATGTTGATGTACTGAAAGCAGCCTGTCGCCAGGAAATGTGGATCAATCCGATGGATGCCGCACAGCGTGGTATCACCAACGGCGACATGATCCGCATCTTTAACGATCGCGGGGAAGTGCATATAGCCGCCAAAGTGACACCGCGCATGATGCCGGGCGTTGTCGCACTTGGCGAAGGTGCCTGGTATTCCCCTGACAGTAAAAAAATAGATCGTGCGGGCAGCATTAATGTACTGACTTCTCAAAGACCTTCACCGCTGGCGAAAGGTAACCCCTCTCATACCAACCTTGTGCAAGTGGCTAAGGTTTAACGGAGTAAATCATGACAACTCAATATGGCTTTTATATTGACTCAAGCCGCTGCACAGGGTGCAAAACCTGTGAACTGGCATGCAAGGACTTCAAAAATTTAACCCCGGACGTGAGTTTCCGCCGTATCTATGAATATGCTGGCGGCGACTGGCAAAAAGACGGAGATGGCTGGCATCAGAATGTCTTCGCCTATTATTTGTCAATTTCCTGTAACCATTGTGCGGATCCCGCCTGCACCAAGGTCTGTCCGAGTGGCGCGATGCATAAGCGTGAAGACGGTTTTGTGGTCGTAAACGAAGATATCTGTATTGGCTGTCGTTATTGCCATATGGCGTGTCCGTATGGCGCGCCGCAATACAATGAAGCCAAAGGTCACATGACCAAATGTGACGGATGCTACGAACGCATTGCTGAAGGTAAAAAACCGATTTGTGTTGAATCCTGCCCGCTGCGTGCGTTGGATATGGCGCCAATCGAAGAACTGCGTGCGAAATACGGTGAACTGGCTGAAGTGGCACCGTTGCCTGCTTCACATTTCACTCACCCAAATATCGTCATTAAACCCAATGCGAATTGCCGTCCTGTAGGCGATACCACGGGTTATCTGGCTAACCCGAAGGAGGTTTGAGATGGGAAACGGATGGCATGAATGGCCTTTGATGGTCTTTACGGTTCTGGGGCAATGTGTCGTTGGCGCATTTATTGTGCTTGCCATTGCGTTGCTGACTCAGCGCAGTAGGGAAGAATACCGCCAGATCCATCTCTCGATGTTCTTTTTGTGGGTGTTGATGGCGATCGCTTTCATCGCCTCGGTTCTGCATCTGGGGTCACCGCTGCGGGCATTCAATTCGCTTAACCGGCTGGGCGCGTCGCCGCTGAGCAACGAAATTGGCAGCGGCTCGCTCTTCTTTGCGCTGGGCGGGATTTACTGGCTGCTGGCGATGATCAACAAGATGCCACGCGTGCTCGCTAAAATCTGGTTAATCGTGACCATGCTGGCAGGTGTTGGATTCGTCTTCGCGATGTG
Protein-coding sequences here:
- a CDS encoding DMSO/selenate family reductase complex B subunit — its product is MTTQYGFYIDSSRCTGCKTCELACKDFKNLTPDVSFRRIYEYAGGDWQKDGDGWHQNVFAYYLSISCNHCADPACTKVCPSGAMHKREDGFVVVNEDICIGCRYCHMACPYGAPQYNEAKGHMTKCDGCYERIAEGKKPICVESCPLRALDMAPIEELRAKYGELAEVAPLPASHFTHPNIVIKPNANCRPVGDTTGYLANPKEV
- the dmsA gene encoding dimethylsulfoxide reductase subunit A, encoding MSDSNSNKTDSGGGISRRDLVKGTTLAGIAAAVGGISLPFKSIRAEKLQAPAKATDEKIVWSACTVNCGSRCPLRMHVVDNEIRYVETDNTGNDNYEGLHQVRACLRGRSMRRRVYNPDRLKYPMKRVGKRGGGKFKPISWDEAFDTLAGSLKDIIHRYGNEAIYLNYGTGTLGGTMTRSWPPGKTLIARLMNCCGGYLNHYGDYSSAQIAAGLNYTYGGWADGNSPSDIENSKLVVLFGNNPGETRMSGGGVTYYLEQARQRSNARMIIVDPRYTDTGAGREDEWVPIRPGTDGALAAALAHVMITENLVDQLFLDKYCVGYDEKTLPAGVPENAHYKAYILGKGPDGVAKTPEWAAKITGISVDKIVKLGREIGQAKPAFITQGWGPQRHANGEIATRAIAMLAILTGNVGVNGGNSGAREGSYEIPFVRMPTLENPVQTSISMFLWTDAIVRGPQMTAMKDGVRGKDKLDVPIKFIWNYAGNCLINQHSDINRTHDILQDDKQCEMIVVIDNHMTSSAKYADIILPDCTASEQMDFCLDASCGNMDYVIFADQAITPRFQCKNIYEMTSELSRRMGVEQQFTEGRTQEEWLRHLYQQSREALPELPDFETFRKQGIFKKRDPDQHHVAYKAFRENPAANPLSTPSGKIEIYSAELAKIAAEWELSKEDVIDPLPVYAAGFENYDDPLASKYPLQMTGFHYKARTHSTYGNVDVLKAACRQEMWINPMDAAQRGITNGDMIRIFNDRGEVHIAAKVTPRMMPGVVALGEGAWYSPDSKKIDRAGSINVLTSQRPSPLAKGNPSHTNLVQVAKV
- the ynfE gene encoding selenate/tellurate reductase subunit YnfE, with product MSEIKPEITTLKSGISRRTLIKTSTLAGLAVAADGVSLPFSRKALAQGVGEAKHLVSEDKVVWGACSVNCGSRCALRLHVRDDEVYWVETDNTGQDIYGDHQVRACLRGRSIRRRMNHPERLNYPMKRVGKRGEGKFKRISWEEAFDEIANNLKRIVAKYGNEAVYINYTSGIVGGNITRSSPYASLVARLMNCYGGFLSHYGTYSTAQIACAMPYTYGSNEGNSTSDIENSKLVVLFGNNPAETRMSGGGITYYLEQARQRSNARMIVIDPRYTDTAAGREDEWIPIRPGTDAALVAGLAHVLITENMVDQPFLDSYCVGYDEKTLPADAPANSHYKAYILGQGEDATAKTPEWASRITGIPANRIVKLAREIGQAKPTYISQGWGPQRQANGELTSRAIAMLPILTGNVGINGGNSGARESTYTITIERMPVLENPVNTQISCFSWTDAIARGPQMTATKDGVRGKDKLDVPIKFIWNYAGNTITNQHSDINKTHDILQDDTQCEMIVVLENFMTSSAKYADILLPDLMTVEQEDIIPNDYAGNMGYLIFIQPATSAKFERKGIYEMMSEVARRLGPDVYNKFTEGRTQREWLQYLYAKMLAKDPALPAYEELRLMGIYKRKDPAGHFVAYKKFRQDPQANPLKTPSGKIEIYSSALAKIAGEWELQKDETISPLPVYASTFEGWDDPKRSQFPLQMFGFHYKARTHSTYGNIDVLQASCRQEVWINPIDAKTRGIENGDKVKVFNDRGEVRVAAKVTPRIIPGVVAMGQGAWHQANMSGDRIDHGACMNTLTTQRPSPLAKGNPQHTNLIQIEKV